The genome window GGCAGGGGCTGGCCGGGCGCCCCAGCCAGGACCGGACAGCGGGACGCGGAAGGACGCGCTCGGCGATTCCAGcgtcctggggctgggggccggCCGGGATCTCCCGTGGTCGGCAGGAAGAGAGGTCCACGCCCTGGCCCCAGGTGTTAAGCCTCCGCAGGACGGCCCTTCCCCTTCCGAGGCCTCCGGCTACACCATCACGTACTCCTTGAACGTGACGGTGAGGCAGTTCGCGGTGACGTCGGTGATAATTATATTCCCAAAGAAGGGCTTGAACTCGCTCAGCGGCTCCTCGGGCTCGTCCTGGGCCTCGGCCGGAGGCTTCTCGGCCGCTGTCGCTGGCgcagctgccgccgccgccgcagcagcagcagcagcaggcgcCTCGGGCTTCACTTGAAGGGCGCTGGGCGGCTCCCCAGCCTCGCCGCGTGTCTTGACGCAGCGCAAGTCTATGGGCTCGTCCAGATCCGAGTCCAGCAGGATGACCTCCGGCTGCGGGAGGGCGGTGGTGGCGGTGGGGGGTACATCTGCAGGGCGCTCGGCTGCCGGGCTACCGCCCAGGCAGGTGGGGGTGCTGATGCTCCGCGCGGTCAAGCGCTTCTTGCAGGGCTCCCGCTCGCCGTGGGTCTCGGAGAGGCAGCGCTTGCGCGCGTGGGACAGATTTAGGCCGACcgcgtggtggtggtggtgatggtggtggtggtggtggtggtggtgggagggcgGGTGCGCGCTCCGGGCCGGGTCCCAGGCCAGCAGGTCAGGCTTGGTTGTGAGTTGCAAGGGTTGCTCTCCGAAGGCCTCCTTGGTCGGGGAGAGCTTGCGGGAGCTGGCGTCCTGGGGCTGTGGGTCACCGGCCCCGggggcctcctcctccctcctcttggAGGGCGCATCTGCCTTCTTCTCCTCGGCTCCTGGTGCCTTTTTGAAAGTCCTGTCAGCCGGGGTATGGCGCTCCTCCGTGGCGCGCTTCTTGTGGCTGGGGGAGCGGGCCTCGCCCTCTGCCGCCTCCCCGGACTTGATCTTCACGGCCTGCATACCATTCTCCATGTATTTGCTCATCACGATCACGATGCGGCCGTTCTTGTTCTTGTTCTTGACTATCTTCATCTTGCCCCCAATCCCGTTGCCCGTCACCGCCTCCTTGGGGGCCGGCGTCATCCCGTTGGGGGGACCCTTCTCGGACCCCTTGCCTGGAGTGCCGGCCGCACCGGCCAGTGGCTTCACGGCTCCCAGATAGCCCTTGGCTCCTGCGCTGTGGGCCCACTTGTCGGGAGGGTGGCTCTTGGCGCCCAGGTccgggcaggtggggctgggcgCCTCCTTGTGGCCTCCCTGGTACTGCAGGTCGTACATCTTGGGGTCGGGCTGGTAGGGGTGATGCTTCTTGCTGTTCAGCTGGTAGTAGTATTTG of Manis javanica isolate MJ-LG chromosome 4, MJ_LKY, whole genome shotgun sequence contains these proteins:
- the CBX4 gene encoding E3 SUMO-protein ligase CBX4 gives rise to the protein MELPAVGEHVFAVESIEKKRIRKGRVEYLVKWRGWSPKYNTWEPEENILDPRLLIAFQNRERQEQLMGYRKRGPKPKPLVVQVPTFARRSNVLTGLQDSSADNRAKLELGAQGKGQGHQYELNSKKHHQYQPHSKERAGKPPPPGKSGKYYYQLNSKKHHPYQPDPKMYDLQYQGGHKEAPSPTCPDLGAKSHPPDKWAHSAGAKGYLGAVKPLAGAAGTPGKGSEKGPPNGMTPAPKEAVTGNGIGGKMKIVKNKNKNGRIVIVMSKYMENGMQAVKIKSGEAAEGEARSPSHKKRATEERHTPADRTFKKAPGAEEKKADAPSKRREEEAPGAGDPQPQDASSRKLSPTKEAFGEQPLQLTTKPDLLAWDPARSAHPPSHHHHHHHHHHHHHHAVGLNLSHARKRCLSETHGEREPCKKRLTARSISTPTCLGGSPAAERPADVPPTATTALPQPEVILLDSDLDEPIDLRCVKTRGEAGEPPSALQVKPEAPAAAAAAAAAAAAPATAAEKPPAEAQDEPEEPLSEFKPFFGNIIITDVTANCLTVTFKEYVMV